The Polyangiaceae bacterium genome includes a window with the following:
- a CDS encoding PAS domain S-box protein — MSALLANVWVLHVACATAYLGMAAFILGRGAETRLNQGAVAINVTFLLWSTCLAVSHFPGTSKETAELFYSLGSFAWGSFASVAVFFIATFLRPSILRRRSVQAALVIPPLLVVFAQWAGFLAEDYVKRPWGYAFVWRSGFWSTFFFTFYGLYMTAGLGLMLYVSFLPAHPIRKRQARIISLTAIVPLMLSTTTDVVLPTFHDFDIPNMAPDFTVIWVIGLVYAIARHRMLELTPAVAADRIVATMSEALLLTDPNGYVLLANPAASHLLGYPLRELQDSHLSDLVVGVSEDEVLADTGEPRELVLRRRDGEEVDVLFSASQLKGSTGETLGVVCAASDIGTLKQTQEALRRARDDLERRVEERTQELSRTNDQLSREVIERKLSEGRYRLLIETMQEGLWVLDAQDKTALVNRGLVRVIGFGIDDLRGRSVLEFLDDPDVAAGALKDARAGQSTRGDWVLRCRHGLRVDAIVNVAPLMQGDSYAGAVLTVVDVTERKRLQSQLARADRLASLGRLAAGVGHEVNNPLTWVLDNLEQVQTTLNEGMALADREQASQSIAEALDGARRVRDIVKELSAFSRGGAPEAELVNLEDVIEEAIKISDKEIRFRSRLTREFGRTPRVLASPGRLVQVFVNLLVNAAHAIDSGGVKDNEIRVRTWYEQGRVHAEIRDTGHGIAESDIGRLFDPFFTTKAKGEGLGLSISHEIVSQCGGRIDVVSEEGKGTTFTVVLPASAETPSTRPLPRAHAALLSGARVLVVDDEPALRRTLRRTLGRENEVVLAASGEEALTLLEKEPAFDVVLCDLMMPGFSGIDLYEHLVKNRPEVAARMVFMTGGAFTARAEEFLRDGNRPLIAKPFETKELLQTLGDVVG, encoded by the coding sequence GTGTCCGCCCTACTGGCGAACGTGTGGGTGTTGCACGTCGCGTGTGCCACGGCGTACCTGGGGATGGCGGCATTCATTCTGGGGCGGGGGGCGGAGACGCGTCTGAACCAGGGCGCCGTCGCCATCAACGTCACGTTCCTGCTGTGGAGCACGTGTCTGGCGGTGTCGCACTTTCCCGGCACGTCCAAGGAGACGGCGGAGCTGTTCTACAGCCTGGGCTCCTTCGCCTGGGGCAGCTTCGCGAGCGTGGCGGTCTTCTTCATCGCCACCTTCTTGCGTCCCAGCATCTTGAGACGCCGTTCGGTGCAGGCCGCCCTGGTGATTCCGCCGCTCCTGGTCGTGTTCGCCCAGTGGGCCGGCTTCCTGGCGGAAGACTACGTGAAAAGGCCGTGGGGCTACGCGTTCGTGTGGCGGTCGGGGTTTTGGTCGACGTTCTTCTTCACCTTTTATGGTCTGTACATGACGGCGGGGCTGGGGCTCATGCTGTACGTGTCGTTCCTTCCGGCCCATCCCATCCGCAAGCGGCAGGCTCGGATCATCAGCCTGACGGCCATCGTGCCGCTGATGCTGTCGACCACGACGGACGTGGTGCTGCCGACGTTTCACGACTTCGACATCCCGAACATGGCGCCGGACTTCACCGTCATCTGGGTGATCGGGCTGGTGTACGCCATCGCTCGGCACCGCATGCTGGAGCTCACGCCCGCCGTGGCGGCGGATCGCATCGTGGCCACCATGAGCGAGGCGTTGCTGCTCACGGACCCGAACGGGTACGTGCTGCTGGCGAACCCGGCGGCCAGTCATCTGCTCGGCTACCCCCTGCGCGAGCTGCAGGACTCCCATCTTTCGGATCTGGTCGTGGGCGTCAGCGAAGACGAAGTGCTGGCGGACACCGGAGAGCCGCGGGAGCTCGTGCTTCGGCGACGGGATGGCGAAGAAGTGGACGTGTTGTTCTCCGCCTCTCAGCTCAAGGGCTCCACCGGGGAAACCCTGGGCGTGGTGTGCGCCGCCTCGGACATTGGCACGCTGAAACAGACCCAGGAGGCCTTGCGGCGCGCCCGAGACGATCTGGAACGCCGTGTGGAGGAGCGCACTCAGGAGCTGTCTCGCACCAATGATCAGCTGAGCCGAGAGGTCATCGAGCGCAAGCTCTCGGAGGGGCGCTACCGGCTCTTGATCGAGACCATGCAAGAGGGTCTGTGGGTGCTCGACGCCCAGGACAAGACGGCGCTGGTGAACCGTGGATTGGTGCGGGTCATCGGATTCGGAATCGACGACCTTCGCGGGCGCTCGGTGCTCGAGTTCCTGGACGATCCCGACGTGGCTGCCGGCGCCTTGAAGGACGCTCGCGCCGGGCAGTCGACGCGTGGGGATTGGGTGCTGCGCTGCCGCCACGGGCTGCGCGTGGACGCCATCGTCAACGTCGCGCCGTTGATGCAAGGCGACAGCTATGCGGGCGCCGTGCTCACCGTCGTGGACGTCACCGAGCGCAAGCGGCTGCAGAGCCAGCTGGCGCGCGCGGATCGCCTGGCGAGCCTGGGTCGCCTGGCCGCCGGTGTGGGGCACGAAGTGAACAATCCCCTGACCTGGGTGTTGGACAACCTGGAGCAGGTGCAGACCACGCTGAACGAAGGCATGGCCCTCGCTGACCGCGAGCAGGCGTCCCAGAGCATTGCCGAAGCGCTCGATGGCGCGCGGCGGGTGCGGGACATCGTCAAGGAGCTGAGCGCCTTCTCCCGCGGCGGTGCGCCGGAAGCGGAGCTCGTGAACCTGGAAGACGTGATCGAGGAAGCGATCAAGATCTCGGACAAGGAGATCCGCTTTCGGTCACGTCTGACGCGAGAATTCGGCAGGACGCCGCGAGTGCTGGCCAGCCCTGGGCGCCTGGTGCAGGTGTTCGTGAACCTGCTCGTGAACGCCGCCCACGCCATCGACTCGGGGGGCGTGAAGGACAACGAGATCCGCGTGCGCACCTGGTACGAGCAAGGGCGGGTCCATGCCGAGATCCGAGACACCGGCCACGGCATTGCCGAGAGCGACATCGGTCGCCTCTTCGACCCGTTCTTCACCACCAAGGCGAAGGGCGAAGGCCTCGGGCTCTCCATATCCCACGAGATCGTGAGTCAGTGCGGAGGACGGATCGACGTCGTGAGCGAGGAGGGCAAGGGCACGACCTTCACCGTGGTGCTGCCCGCAAGTGCGGAGACGCCCAGCACGCGACCCTTGCCGCGCGCCCACGCGGCGCTGCTCAGTGGCGCCCGAGTTCTGGTGGTGGACGACGAGCCCGCCCTGCGCCGCACCTTGCGTCGCACTCTGGGCCGCGAGAACGAAGTCGTGCTCGCGGCCTCCGGCGAGGAAGCGCTCACCCTCCTCGAGAAGGAGCCCGCCTTCGACGTCGTGCTGTGCGATCTGATGATGCCGGGATTTTCCGGCATCGACCTGTACGAGCACCTGGTCAAGAACCGCCCCGAGGTTGCCGCGCGCATGGTGTTCATGACCGGCGGCGCCTTCACGGCGCGGGCGGAGGAGTTTCTGCGCGACGGAAATCGCCCGTTGATCGCCAAACCCTTCGAGACGAAAGAGCTGCTGCAGACCCTGGGCGACGTCGTCGGCTGA
- a CDS encoding BamA/TamA family outer membrane protein — protein sequence MRRTWSRIGPALCLALLLLGAAASAEERGNVPSLSATAPLGDLAGKRIVRVEVVTAGGRWQEPVTLQRVRVGDSLSAELARRAMRELSDTGRYATVSASAFAEAGGAVLRVTVLPRRIVATIRLSGSELDRDDTLRTAEIREGGEVTAPMLADVAARVERLYRFRGYPQVKVGVDATDTDDPLRVVLSVDIRAGEPRRIRQLQFAVWPSTTVPGLANVLSRYGVSAGDRLDEDAIDSADRDLVEVLQKRGWHRAQVSHRVMAGGVLQVIAHVGPLVRLKFEGNRLFDASQLETALDLEESDDRAAPTLVERLRDFYAERGFLDAEVSAKLRGALSAPVVDLVFRIRERQPVRIAAREYPCLTGSRSASEVGSEIDSFLSEELPGSDILSSVDPKTVDQTFGPHGTTGARVKPYQPNPWKTYVPDVYERAMKHVQDLYRSEGYLSASVGPAELLRRRCDPRSPPGVCRPIGPRLRPPTTCRYDEIGVPLGEPDSDPHLSCAPDAFGAVRCEPEAVLSIPIKLGPRTILYDLAFDGNKVFTETQLAETADLELGTGASQLALDKARRRLLDAYAEEGFAFAETDVNLELSPDHTRGRARFTISEREQVIVSGIVVRGAKRTNEGLIRSRVALEVGEPYRRSDVRKTEERLATLGVFSAITVGLEDPYVPARRKVVVITVQERKPQYLDVRPGFSTGEGFRITFEYGHRNLGGGAIQLTLRSQLGYLPTGLIIEKDVRDKYDELDVGQRLERRNSATVEFPEIGLGPLFRFSVEGIDVRDNARDYGITKDAGIVTLIFRPERQFSATLGGSLELNTAEIFGSTQKGALESYVQNNPQFRNTFRVPEGTTVAVAERIGFAWDRRDNPLGATKGTLVSGGVEHVRATPVGGQDAQTSTGEPSVFAATTSQFLRFNNRLAGYVRLSDKGLALAASFRWGLNTQLIPNSQTYPDRLFFMGGVDSIRGFLQDSLVPEDIAQKLLDPASTLTLNEVVIRGGDAFINPRLELRIPLSGSVQTAMFLDSGNLWRKPDLVNPSKLRYAVGSGLRIGTPIGPLVFDYGFNVDRVLDKLFPYRTRQRFWEDIGAFHFSIGLF from the coding sequence ATGCGCCGAACGTGGAGCCGAATCGGGCCGGCCTTGTGCCTGGCGCTGCTTCTGCTCGGTGCTGCGGCGTCGGCCGAGGAGCGAGGGAACGTCCCTTCCCTCAGCGCGACGGCACCGCTGGGGGATCTCGCGGGCAAGCGCATCGTCCGCGTCGAGGTCGTCACCGCGGGAGGGCGCTGGCAAGAGCCGGTGACGCTGCAGCGCGTGCGCGTGGGCGACTCTTTGAGCGCGGAGCTCGCGCGCCGCGCGATGCGCGAGCTTTCGGACACGGGGCGCTACGCCACGGTCAGCGCGTCGGCGTTCGCCGAAGCCGGGGGCGCCGTGCTGCGCGTCACGGTGCTCCCGCGGCGCATCGTCGCCACCATTCGCCTGTCTGGATCGGAGCTCGATCGCGACGACACGCTACGCACCGCGGAGATCCGCGAAGGCGGCGAAGTGACCGCGCCGATGCTGGCGGACGTCGCGGCTCGCGTGGAACGCCTGTACCGTTTCCGAGGCTATCCGCAGGTGAAGGTCGGCGTGGACGCCACGGACACCGACGACCCTCTGCGCGTCGTGCTGTCCGTGGACATTCGCGCCGGCGAGCCCCGCCGGATACGTCAGCTGCAGTTCGCCGTGTGGCCCAGCACCACCGTGCCCGGCCTCGCGAACGTGCTGTCGCGCTACGGTGTGAGCGCGGGCGACCGATTGGACGAAGATGCCATCGACTCGGCGGACCGCGATCTGGTCGAGGTGTTGCAGAAGCGTGGCTGGCACCGCGCGCAGGTGTCGCACCGTGTGATGGCGGGAGGTGTGCTGCAGGTCATCGCGCACGTGGGGCCCCTCGTGCGGTTGAAGTTCGAGGGCAATCGGCTGTTCGACGCCTCCCAGCTGGAAACCGCCTTGGACCTGGAAGAGTCGGACGATCGCGCTGCGCCCACCCTGGTAGAGCGGCTGCGGGACTTCTACGCCGAGCGCGGGTTCTTGGACGCGGAGGTCAGCGCGAAGCTGCGTGGAGCTCTGTCCGCTCCGGTGGTGGATCTCGTGTTCCGCATTCGCGAGCGGCAGCCGGTGCGCATCGCCGCCCGCGAGTATCCGTGCCTCACGGGCTCTCGCTCTGCGAGCGAGGTAGGCAGCGAGATCGACAGCTTCTTGTCGGAAGAGCTGCCCGGGAGCGACATCTTGAGCTCGGTGGATCCCAAGACCGTGGATCAGACCTTCGGTCCCCACGGCACCACCGGCGCCCGGGTAAAGCCCTATCAGCCCAACCCCTGGAAGACCTACGTGCCCGACGTCTACGAGCGGGCCATGAAGCACGTCCAGGATCTGTACCGCTCCGAGGGTTACCTCTCGGCGTCGGTGGGCCCCGCGGAGCTGCTGCGCCGCCGTTGCGATCCGCGCTCGCCGCCGGGCGTATGTCGCCCCATCGGTCCGCGCCTGCGGCCGCCGACCACTTGTCGCTACGACGAAATTGGCGTGCCCCTGGGCGAGCCGGATTCCGATCCGCACCTTTCGTGTGCTCCCGACGCCTTCGGTGCCGTGCGCTGCGAGCCGGAAGCCGTGCTCAGCATTCCGATCAAGCTCGGCCCGCGCACCATCTTGTACGACCTGGCCTTCGACGGAAACAAGGTGTTCACCGAGACTCAGCTGGCGGAGACCGCCGACCTCGAGCTCGGCACCGGCGCCTCGCAGTTGGCCCTGGACAAAGCGCGCCGGCGTCTGTTGGACGCGTATGCGGAGGAGGGCTTCGCCTTCGCCGAGACGGACGTCAACCTCGAGCTGTCGCCGGACCACACCCGCGGACGCGCGCGCTTCACCATCAGCGAGCGCGAGCAAGTGATCGTCTCCGGTATCGTGGTGCGTGGGGCCAAGCGCACCAACGAGGGCCTGATCCGCAGCCGCGTGGCGCTGGAAGTGGGCGAACCCTATCGCCGCAGCGACGTGCGCAAGACCGAAGAGCGCCTGGCCACGCTCGGAGTGTTCAGCGCCATCACCGTGGGTCTGGAGGATCCCTACGTTCCCGCGCGGCGCAAGGTGGTCGTCATCACGGTGCAGGAGCGAAAGCCCCAGTACCTGGACGTGCGTCCCGGCTTCTCCACCGGCGAGGGTTTCCGCATCACCTTCGAGTACGGTCACCGGAATCTGGGCGGTGGAGCCATTCAGCTCACGCTCCGTTCCCAGCTCGGCTACCTGCCCACCGGGCTCATCATCGAGAAGGACGTCCGCGACAAGTACGACGAGCTCGACGTGGGCCAGCGCCTCGAGCGCCGCAACAGCGCCACCGTGGAGTTCCCGGAGATCGGTCTCGGTCCGCTGTTTCGCTTCAGCGTGGAAGGCATCGACGTGCGCGACAACGCGCGCGACTACGGCATCACCAAGGACGCCGGCATCGTCACCCTCATCTTCCGACCCGAGCGGCAGTTCTCCGCCACTCTGGGCGGCTCCCTGGAGCTCAACACCGCGGAGATCTTCGGCTCCACACAGAAGGGCGCGCTGGAGTCGTACGTCCAGAACAACCCGCAGTTCCGCAACACCTTCCGCGTTCCCGAAGGCACCACCGTCGCCGTCGCCGAGCGCATCGGCTTCGCCTGGGATCGTCGCGACAATCCCCTGGGCGCCACCAAGGGCACGTTGGTTTCCGGTGGCGTGGAGCACGTGCGCGCGACCCCCGTCGGCGGACAAGACGCGCAGACCAGCACCGGCGAGCCCAGCGTGTTCGCCGCCACCACCAGTCAGTTCCTGCGCTTCAACAATCGTCTCGCGGGCTACGTCCGCCTCAGCGACAAGGGCCTGGCCCTGGCTGCCAGCTTCCGTTGGGGGCTCAACACGCAGCTCATCCCGAACTCGCAGACGTACCCGGATCGCCTGTTCTTCATGGGTGGCGTGGACTCCATCCGCGGCTTCTTGCAGGACTCCCTGGTGCCGGAGGACATCGCCCAAAAGCTCCTGGATCCCGCTTCTACCCTCACGCTGAACGAGGTCGTGATCCGCGGCGGCGACGCGTTCATCAATCCGCGCCTGGAGCTCCGCATTCCGCTCTCCGGCAGCGTGCAGACCGCGATGTTCCTGGATTCCGGCAATCTCTGGCGCAAGCCCGATCTCGTAAACCCCAGCAAGCTTCGCTACGCCGTGGGCAGCGGATTGCGCATCGGTACGCCCATCGGCCCGCTGGTGTTCGACTACGGCTTCAACGTGGATCGTGTCCTCGACAAGCTGTTCCCGTACCGAACGCGTCAGCGCTTCTGGGAAGACATCGGCGCTTTCCACTTCAGCATCGGCCTGTTCTGA
- a CDS encoding methyltransferase domain-containing protein, with the protein MSRGPDYLRDLLRRLPAELSEAELFLHLGYWDDGVEGVRAAQARLNDVLLDALDVRSGQRVLDVACGIGGTLAALAQREPSAELTGVNIDEAQLDVARRSVAHPVRWVCADACALPFEAASFERVVSVEAAFHFSSRRRFLAEVARVLVPGGVVVLSDLVVDLAADGERVREITEGLGPWPDPMLTSGSLAELCVAAGLCVVEERDLTPLVAPTFEAMLGPHAIANPSSVADAGDRGTAALGALCRTGHLRVVLLKAQLKA; encoded by the coding sequence GTGAGCCGTGGGCCCGACTATCTCCGGGACTTGCTCCGTCGATTGCCGGCGGAGCTCTCCGAGGCGGAGCTATTTCTGCACTTGGGCTACTGGGACGACGGCGTGGAGGGCGTGCGTGCCGCCCAAGCACGTTTGAACGACGTACTGCTCGACGCCCTCGACGTGCGCTCCGGCCAACGCGTGCTGGACGTCGCTTGCGGCATCGGCGGAACCCTTGCAGCGCTGGCGCAGCGCGAGCCATCCGCCGAGCTCACCGGCGTGAACATCGACGAGGCGCAGCTCGACGTGGCGCGCCGCTCCGTGGCACACCCGGTGCGCTGGGTGTGTGCCGACGCCTGCGCGTTGCCCTTCGAAGCGGCGAGCTTCGAGCGCGTGGTCTCGGTGGAGGCGGCGTTTCACTTCTCCTCGCGGCGGCGGTTCTTGGCGGAGGTCGCCCGCGTCCTGGTTCCGGGCGGGGTGGTCGTGCTCAGCGATTTGGTGGTGGACCTCGCGGCAGATGGCGAGCGCGTGCGGGAGATCACGGAGGGCCTGGGCCCTTGGCCGGATCCGATGCTGACGAGCGGCTCGCTTGCGGAGCTGTGCGTCGCTGCGGGGCTCTGCGTAGTGGAGGAACGCGACCTGACGCCCTTGGTGGCGCCCACTTTCGAAGCAATGCTCGGACCCCACGCCATCGCGAATCCGTCGAGCGTGGCGGACGCTGGTGACCGCGGCACGGCTGCCCTTGGCGCGCTGTGCCGCACGGGGCATCTCCGCGTGGTGCTCCTGAAGGCTCAACTGAAGGCGTAG
- a CDS encoding 2OG-Fe(II) oxygenase, which yields MFSVASRPKAQLAEARGWLAPGAPKALVIEDALEPARAARIVERLTADAMPRHSFSPAFEAYSLGRILDQAQPDLGDYFAERPRYLDLLTRIGAGSLEHDVRALLQELTSLPIEVPTHPEDGAYGLSTLRYLPERGTIPPHCEREQLSQPTHAHLTTLLAEQRLFSWYLLLRAPEEGGELALHPVLADSDAGRSIYADRMNARDWLPLDAAECVAAPTGALVVFSGDQAFHEILPVKDPGGRWTLGGFLGFGKARVYAFS from the coding sequence ATGTTCAGCGTCGCGTCACGGCCGAAAGCCCAGCTGGCTGAGGCCCGCGGCTGGCTCGCGCCCGGCGCGCCGAAGGCGCTGGTGATCGAGGACGCGCTCGAGCCAGCTCGAGCAGCGCGCATCGTCGAAAGACTGACGGCGGACGCGATGCCGCGGCATTCCTTCTCCCCCGCCTTCGAGGCCTATTCCTTGGGACGCATCCTCGATCAGGCCCAGCCCGATCTCGGGGACTACTTCGCGGAACGACCGCGCTACTTGGACCTCCTGACACGCATCGGCGCGGGCTCGCTGGAGCACGACGTGCGGGCGCTGCTCCAGGAGCTGACGTCACTGCCCATCGAGGTTCCCACTCACCCCGAGGACGGCGCCTACGGCCTCTCGACACTGCGCTACTTGCCCGAGAGGGGCACCATCCCCCCGCACTGTGAGCGGGAACAGCTGTCGCAACCAACCCACGCGCATCTCACGACGCTGCTGGCGGAGCAGCGCCTGTTCAGCTGGTACTTGCTCCTACGCGCGCCCGAAGAGGGCGGCGAGCTCGCGCTCCATCCTGTATTGGCGGACTCCGATGCCGGCCGTTCCATCTACGCGGATCGCATGAACGCGCGCGACTGGCTGCCCCTGGATGCCGCAGAGTGCGTCGCCGCACCCACCGGTGCGCTGGTCGTGTTCAGCGGGGATCAGGCGTTCCACGAGATCCTGCCGGTCAAGGACCCGGGCGGCCGCTGGACGCTGGGCGGGTTCTTGGGTTTCGGCAAGGCGCGGGTCTACGCCTTCAGTTGA
- a CDS encoding radical SAM protein, translating into MTARRVAILAVNPWQSVEPSFHPFSFGAYRVAAAVLGDERTAGVDVRVIDGRGFDEKRWLEELASFDPDVVGASCYVWSLPIFAVVLEQFRKLRPDAWIVLGGPSARPEMLALPPFRALSQVVDAVVLDFNDAVFPELVRLWPERKLSSIAGIGVPDGESYRRTHRAPPMPRAFAPHSPFQMGLAPEGLTAHLQTFEGCPMHCSFCAWGDAERTVSVSPVEFLEAELAAFRRANCSSVMSVDAGLNLSARAFENLMEAESRVGFLSKVPFHTEVYPSAATPQMLEFLRGVAYAEIGLGLQSYDPAVTELSRRKFQVPRFERLVSDLAEFAHVKVELILGLPGDDLATFERTLERVLALPVSVQVFFCLVLPDAMLKHAPADWELRFDPISLQMLSCKGWSAEELSRARRLLDERSASHGGLVTTQWPRPRDELSEPAQLGRIPAAPMWYFPNHVQRRVTAESPAG; encoded by the coding sequence GTGACGGCACGACGGGTGGCCATCCTCGCGGTGAACCCGTGGCAGAGCGTGGAACCCTCCTTCCACCCGTTCAGCTTTGGCGCGTATCGGGTGGCTGCCGCGGTGCTGGGCGACGAACGCACGGCAGGCGTCGACGTCCGGGTCATCGACGGCCGCGGCTTCGACGAAAAGCGATGGCTCGAGGAGCTGGCGAGCTTCGATCCCGACGTAGTCGGCGCGTCCTGCTACGTGTGGTCGCTGCCGATCTTCGCGGTGGTGCTGGAGCAATTCAGAAAGCTACGACCAGACGCTTGGATCGTGCTTGGAGGGCCGTCGGCCCGGCCGGAGATGCTGGCGCTGCCGCCTTTCCGGGCGTTGTCCCAGGTCGTGGATGCAGTGGTGCTCGACTTCAACGACGCGGTGTTCCCCGAGCTCGTGCGGCTGTGGCCGGAACGAAAGCTCTCCAGCATCGCCGGCATTGGCGTGCCGGACGGCGAGAGCTACCGCCGAACCCACCGCGCGCCACCGATGCCCCGAGCGTTCGCGCCCCACAGCCCGTTCCAGATGGGGCTCGCGCCAGAGGGCCTGACGGCACACCTGCAGACCTTCGAGGGCTGCCCCATGCACTGCTCCTTCTGCGCTTGGGGCGATGCAGAGCGCACCGTCAGCGTCAGCCCGGTGGAGTTCCTGGAGGCCGAGCTGGCCGCCTTTCGCCGCGCCAACTGCAGCTCCGTGATGAGCGTGGACGCCGGATTGAACCTCAGCGCTCGCGCTTTCGAGAATCTGATGGAAGCCGAGTCCCGAGTCGGCTTCCTGTCGAAGGTGCCGTTCCACACCGAGGTGTATCCAAGCGCGGCCACGCCGCAGATGTTGGAATTCCTCAGAGGCGTCGCCTACGCCGAGATCGGCCTCGGCCTTCAGTCCTACGATCCGGCGGTAACCGAGCTCTCTCGGCGGAAGTTCCAAGTACCACGCTTCGAACGCCTGGTGAGCGACCTCGCGGAGTTCGCTCACGTGAAGGTGGAGCTGATCCTCGGCCTGCCCGGTGACGACCTGGCCACCTTCGAGCGCACCTTGGAGCGGGTGCTCGCCCTGCCGGTGAGCGTGCAGGTCTTCTTCTGCTTGGTGCTACCCGACGCCATGCTCAAGCATGCCCCCGCGGACTGGGAGCTGCGGTTCGATCCCATCTCGCTTCAAATGCTGTCCTGCAAAGGCTGGAGCGCCGAGGAGCTGAGTCGCGCTCGGCGGCTGTTGGACGAACGCTCGGCATCGCATGGCGGCCTCGTGACCACCCAGTGGCCGCGTCCGCGGGACGAGCTCAGCGAGCCTGCGCAGCTGGGACGCATCCCCGCAGCGCCCATGTGGTACTTCCCCAATCATGTTCAGCGTCGCGTCACGGCCGAAAGCCCAGCTGGCTGA
- a CDS encoding endonuclease/exonuclease/phosphatase family protein — MAPRAALLSVVVFVVALTTLSACGGSDDEVAAGSGVGGSGGQSSGGAAGLSGVAGGSQGGLGGAGGMAGVGAAGAAGTPAVGGSGGTAGAGTGGGGTGGGTTVLPGPDIKVMTFNIRVGTANDGADSWSPDRKHLVYDVFKQRDADFVGVQEAKPFQLQDIDAAVSGYKHIGVLSHAGGEICALYYKPSRFTLKKSDTFWLSTTPEKVGSSSWGSKLPRVVTWGRFVEKKTGYVFYVYNTHFDHVSQNAREQSAVLLSKRIDKEVDNHPFVVTGDLNAGESNLVIRYLKGKAKIDGFDNPRPMRDSFRVDNPDATDVGTAHGFSGKTTGAKIDYVFISKGQQVKNAYIDHYHVGARYPSDHFPVIGRMLFPDQ, encoded by the coding sequence ATGGCCCCTCGCGCAGCTCTTCTCTCGGTGGTGGTGTTCGTGGTCGCCCTCACAACGCTCTCGGCCTGCGGCGGCTCAGACGACGAAGTCGCCGCCGGCTCCGGAGTCGGTGGCAGCGGCGGTCAATCCAGCGGGGGCGCTGCGGGGTTGTCCGGAGTAGCTGGAGGATCCCAAGGGGGTTTGGGCGGCGCGGGTGGCATGGCGGGCGTCGGAGCAGCCGGCGCGGCAGGCACGCCAGCAGTGGGCGGCAGCGGCGGCACGGCCGGCGCGGGCACGGGCGGCGGCGGCACGGGCGGCGGCACCACTGTCCTACCCGGTCCCGACATCAAGGTGATGACCTTCAACATTCGCGTCGGCACCGCGAACGACGGCGCGGACTCCTGGTCCCCCGATCGCAAGCACCTCGTGTACGACGTCTTCAAGCAGCGCGACGCAGACTTCGTCGGAGTACAGGAGGCAAAGCCGTTTCAGCTCCAAGACATCGACGCGGCGGTGTCCGGCTACAAGCACATCGGCGTGCTCAGCCACGCGGGCGGGGAGATTTGCGCGCTCTACTACAAGCCTTCTCGCTTCACGCTGAAGAAGTCCGACACTTTCTGGCTGTCGACCACTCCCGAGAAGGTGGGCTCTTCGAGCTGGGGCTCCAAGCTGCCGCGGGTGGTGACCTGGGGCCGCTTCGTGGAGAAGAAGACGGGGTACGTCTTCTACGTGTACAACACCCACTTCGACCACGTTTCGCAGAACGCGCGGGAGCAGAGCGCCGTGCTGCTCTCCAAGCGCATCGACAAGGAGGTGGACAACCACCCCTTCGTCGTAACGGGGGACCTCAACGCGGGGGAGAGCAATCTCGTCATCCGCTACCTGAAGGGCAAAGCCAAGATCGACGGATTCGACAACCCTCGACCCATGCGGGACAGCTTCCGGGTCGACAATCCGGATGCCACCGACGTGGGCACGGCGCACGGCTTCAGCGGCAAGACCACGGGAGCCAAGATCGACTACGTCTTCATCAGCAAGGGGCAGCAGGTGAAGAACGCCTACATCGACCACTACCACGTGGGCGCCCGCTATCCCTCGGACCACTTCCCGGTCATCGGGCGAATGCTGTTCCCGGACCAGTGA
- a CDS encoding cupin domain-containing protein, whose product MAVIFAGDNQAFEMHGARFTALVSPKRGSTRQSVWRVELAPGAPATLHQLTDEEVFVIQSGKARVSIGGSVTEAGAGDSIVVPKDTDFSIQTVGDVPLAALVCFPVGGRARLADGSEFTPPWAE is encoded by the coding sequence ATGGCCGTGATATTCGCCGGGGACAACCAGGCCTTCGAGATGCATGGAGCGCGCTTCACCGCGTTGGTGTCGCCCAAGCGCGGATCCACGCGGCAGAGCGTGTGGCGCGTGGAGCTCGCTCCGGGGGCACCCGCAACGCTGCACCAGCTCACGGACGAGGAAGTGTTCGTGATTCAGTCGGGCAAGGCTCGCGTGAGCATCGGCGGCAGCGTGACCGAGGCGGGTGCTGGGGACTCCATCGTGGTGCCCAAAGACACGGACTTCTCGATCCAGACCGTGGGCGACGTGCCGCTCGCGGCATTGGTTTGCTTTCCGGTAGGCGGTCGGGCACGCCTTGCTGATGGCAGCGAGTTCACGCCCCCGTGGGCAGAGTAG
- a CDS encoding MarR family transcriptional regulator: protein MAMAFRSLIDGLHERLAARGYGDIRPAYGFVLLSCRQAPMSVGDVATLLGFTKQAASKLVDNMESDGYVRRVAHESDARARRVQLTAKGRRALTAVESIYAELESGWADVIGERKVEDLRRALDTVLRAQNDGELPAVRPTF from the coding sequence ATGGCCATGGCGTTCCGTTCGCTGATCGACGGGCTGCACGAGCGGCTCGCGGCGCGGGGCTACGGCGACATCCGCCCGGCCTACGGCTTCGTGTTGCTCTCGTGCCGGCAGGCGCCGATGAGCGTCGGGGACGTGGCCACGTTGCTGGGGTTCACCAAACAAGCGGCGTCCAAGCTGGTGGACAACATGGAGAGCGACGGCTACGTGCGGCGGGTAGCCCACGAGAGCGACGCGCGCGCACGGCGCGTGCAGCTCACGGCCAAGGGGCGGCGCGCCCTCACGGCGGTGGAGAGCATCTATGCCGAGCTCGAATCGGGTTGGGCGGACGTGATCGGTGAGCGCAAGGTGGAGGACCTGCGGCGAGCCCTGGACACCGTGCTTCGCGCGCAGAACGACGGCGAGCTGCCAGCGGTGCGCCCCACATTTTGA